A genome region from Columba livia isolate bColLiv1 breed racing homer chromosome 2, bColLiv1.pat.W.v2, whole genome shotgun sequence includes the following:
- the FAM83A gene encoding protein FAM83A isoform X2 — protein sequence MQAPNKDGCAPCATHMHGACSAERLLRQRAMSHSRHMGKIRKRLEDIKNKSSKSTKADFSHNESVRLATDAFLDGGTASYLETLSKEGEVDFLSSVEAQYIKDHARESYYAQESLAGDGAAAPKQNDAGSLPSGTYFPTISDSSEPALHTWITAEKPYLKEKSTATVYFQTEKNNNIRDIIRRYINKSTQVLAIVMDVFTDTEILCDLLEAANKRMVFVYLLLDHGNINLFSEMCDKLQIAEDLFKNISVRSVTGEVYCAKSGRKFSGQIQEKFLISDWKYVLSGSYRGSCNNKA from the exons ATGCAGGCTCCGAACAAGGACGGTTGCGCTCCCTGTGCCACCcatatgcatggtgcctgctCGGCAGAGCGGCTGCTGCGACAAAGAGCCATGAGCCACTCCAGACACATGGGCAAGATCAGGAAAAGGCTGGAGGATATCAAGAACAAGTCCTCGAAGTCAACAAAAGCAGATTTCAGCCACAACGAAAGCGTAAGGTTGGCCACTGATGCCTTCCTGGATGGTGGGACAGCCTCTTACCTGGAAACTTTAAGCAAAGAGGGGGAGGTGGATTTCCTCTCCTCGGTGGAAGCTCAGTACATCAAGGATCACGCCAGGGAGTCTTATTATGCGCAGGAGTCCCTGGCTGGAGACGGGGCGGCTGCACCAAAGCAGAACGATGCCGGCTCACTCCCTTCAGGGACCTACTTCCCCACCATTTCTGACAGCAGCGAGCCAGCTCTGCACACATGGATTACAGCGGAGAAGCcctatttaaaggaaaaatccaCCGCCACCGTGTATTTTCAAACAGAGAAGAACAACAACATTAGAGACATCATACGCCGGTACATCAACAAGTCCACTCAG GTGCTGGCTATCGTGATGGACGTGTTCACAGACACCGAGATTCTCTGTGACCTCCTGGAGGCAGCGAACAAGCGCATGGTGTTTGTCTACCTGTTGCTCGATCATGGCAATATAAACCTCTTCTCGGAGATGTGTGACAAGTTGCAAATTGCTGAGGATCTCTTCAAG aatATTTCAGTTCGCAGTGTTACTGGAGAGGTTTACTGTGCAAAATCAGGCAGGAAATTTTCagggcaaatacaagaaaaatttCTTATCTCTGACTGGAAATACGTGCTCTCTGGATCTTACAG AGGCAGCTGTAATAACAAAGCTTGA
- the FAM83A gene encoding protein FAM83A isoform X3, giving the protein MQAPNKDGCAPCATHMHGACSAERLLRQRAMSHSRHMGKIRKRLEDIKNKSSKSTKADFSHNESVRLATDAFLDGGTASYLETLSKEGEVDFLSSVEAQYIKDHARESYYAQESLAGDGAAAPKQNDAGSLPSGTYFPTISDSSEPALHTWITAEKPYLKEKSTATVYFQTEKNNNIRDIIRRYINKSTQVLAIVMDVFTDTEILCDLLEAANKRMVFVYLLLDHGNINLFSEMCDKLQIAEDLFKNISVRSVTGEVYCAKSGRKFSGQIQEKFLISDWKYVLSGSYRSVLSA; this is encoded by the exons ATGCAGGCTCCGAACAAGGACGGTTGCGCTCCCTGTGCCACCcatatgcatggtgcctgctCGGCAGAGCGGCTGCTGCGACAAAGAGCCATGAGCCACTCCAGACACATGGGCAAGATCAGGAAAAGGCTGGAGGATATCAAGAACAAGTCCTCGAAGTCAACAAAAGCAGATTTCAGCCACAACGAAAGCGTAAGGTTGGCCACTGATGCCTTCCTGGATGGTGGGACAGCCTCTTACCTGGAAACTTTAAGCAAAGAGGGGGAGGTGGATTTCCTCTCCTCGGTGGAAGCTCAGTACATCAAGGATCACGCCAGGGAGTCTTATTATGCGCAGGAGTCCCTGGCTGGAGACGGGGCGGCTGCACCAAAGCAGAACGATGCCGGCTCACTCCCTTCAGGGACCTACTTCCCCACCATTTCTGACAGCAGCGAGCCAGCTCTGCACACATGGATTACAGCGGAGAAGCcctatttaaaggaaaaatccaCCGCCACCGTGTATTTTCAAACAGAGAAGAACAACAACATTAGAGACATCATACGCCGGTACATCAACAAGTCCACTCAG GTGCTGGCTATCGTGATGGACGTGTTCACAGACACCGAGATTCTCTGTGACCTCCTGGAGGCAGCGAACAAGCGCATGGTGTTTGTCTACCTGTTGCTCGATCATGGCAATATAAACCTCTTCTCGGAGATGTGTGACAAGTTGCAAATTGCTGAGGATCTCTTCAAG aatATTTCAGTTCGCAGTGTTACTGGAGAGGTTTACTGTGCAAAATCAGGCAGGAAATTTTCagggcaaatacaagaaaaatttCTTATCTCTGACTGGAAATACGTGCTCTCTGGATCTTACAG GTCAGTTTTGAGCGCGTGA
- the FAM83A gene encoding protein FAM83A isoform X1, whose product MQAPNKDGCAPCATHMHGACSAERLLRQRAMSHSRHMGKIRKRLEDIKNKSSKSTKADFSHNESVRLATDAFLDGGTASYLETLSKEGEVDFLSSVEAQYIKDHARESYYAQESLAGDGAAAPKQNDAGSLPSGTYFPTISDSSEPALHTWITAEKPYLKEKSTATVYFQTEKNNNIRDIIRRYINKSTQVLAIVMDVFTDTEILCDLLEAANKRMVFVYLLLDHGNINLFSEMCDKLQIAEDLFKNISVRSVTGEVYCAKSGRKFSGQIQEKFLISDWKYVLSGSYSFTWLCGQVHRNLLSKFTGQVVELFDEEFRHLYALSKPVRGPKSPPRTMPFLFRWAPQRSLPDSDEGSANTLSDPLSSLSAGSTHQTKQPPRTLMFSSSFTPPSPLHRVNSFHGFVSFTPPPPPKAIQSNYYQPHYVSDNSAVLYNNMNVYRPIRLRQEEPNRTGLSSPWRCLHKANLFA is encoded by the exons ATGCAGGCTCCGAACAAGGACGGTTGCGCTCCCTGTGCCACCcatatgcatggtgcctgctCGGCAGAGCGGCTGCTGCGACAAAGAGCCATGAGCCACTCCAGACACATGGGCAAGATCAGGAAAAGGCTGGAGGATATCAAGAACAAGTCCTCGAAGTCAACAAAAGCAGATTTCAGCCACAACGAAAGCGTAAGGTTGGCCACTGATGCCTTCCTGGATGGTGGGACAGCCTCTTACCTGGAAACTTTAAGCAAAGAGGGGGAGGTGGATTTCCTCTCCTCGGTGGAAGCTCAGTACATCAAGGATCACGCCAGGGAGTCTTATTATGCGCAGGAGTCCCTGGCTGGAGACGGGGCGGCTGCACCAAAGCAGAACGATGCCGGCTCACTCCCTTCAGGGACCTACTTCCCCACCATTTCTGACAGCAGCGAGCCAGCTCTGCACACATGGATTACAGCGGAGAAGCcctatttaaaggaaaaatccaCCGCCACCGTGTATTTTCAAACAGAGAAGAACAACAACATTAGAGACATCATACGCCGGTACATCAACAAGTCCACTCAG GTGCTGGCTATCGTGATGGACGTGTTCACAGACACCGAGATTCTCTGTGACCTCCTGGAGGCAGCGAACAAGCGCATGGTGTTTGTCTACCTGTTGCTCGATCATGGCAATATAAACCTCTTCTCGGAGATGTGTGACAAGTTGCAAATTGCTGAGGATCTCTTCAAG aatATTTCAGTTCGCAGTGTTACTGGAGAGGTTTACTGTGCAAAATCAGGCAGGAAATTTTCagggcaaatacaagaaaaatttCTTATCTCTGACTGGAAATACGTGCTCTCTGGATCTTACAG CTTCACGTGGTTATGTGGCCAGGTTCACCGCAACCTCCTCTCCAAGTTCACGGGTCAAGTCGTGGAGCTGTTTGACGAGGAGTTCCGACACCTTTACGCGCTGTCCAAGCCCGTGAGGGGACCGAAGTCTCCGCCGCGCACCATGCCCTTCCTGTTCCGCTGGGCGCCCCAGCGCAGCCTCCCCGACAGTGACGAGGGAAGCGCCAACACCCTGTCCGACCCCCTCAGCAGCCTCTCAGCCGGCAGCACCCACCAGACCAAGCAACCCCCAAGAACCCTCAtgttcagcagcagcttcacaCCCCCATCACCTCTGCACAGAGTTAACTCCTTCCACGGCTTCGTCTCGTTCActcccccaccaccaccaaaggCCATCCAGAGCAACTACTACCAGCCACACTACGTGTCGGATAACTCCGCTGTTCTGTATAACAACATGAACGTTTACAGACCTATAAGACTTAGACAGGAGGAACCGAACAGGACAGGGTTAAGCTCGCCCTGGAGATGCCTCCACAAAGCTAACCTGTTTGCATAA